One window of the bacterium genome contains the following:
- a CDS encoding T9SS type A sorting domain-containing protein: MSKKLTFAVLLLLPSLLLAGNHEPIATTSGNAAKSHERAAEKPSLALPGPTANSESYSMKMNTGVITVLEMSAKGSHSLIGAINLPVVMVTPMAPMDAKPAKPVITEYALHQNYPNPFNPVTEIRFDLPKAEHVRLKVYNALGQEVANLVDEARDAGTYNVTWNASSVAAGMYICQIRAGNFVSSQKMLLLK; the protein is encoded by the coding sequence ATGAGCAAGAAACTAACGTTCGCCGTCTTGCTCCTACTGCCGTCGCTGCTGCTTGCCGGCAACCACGAGCCGATAGCAACCACATCGGGTAACGCCGCGAAGTCTCACGAGCGCGCTGCGGAAAAACCGAGCCTCGCGTTGCCCGGACCAACGGCAAATTCCGAGTCCTATTCCATGAAGATGAACACGGGAGTGATCACGGTACTCGAGATGTCCGCCAAGGGCTCACATTCCCTGATCGGTGCCATTAATCTCCCGGTCGTCATGGTGACTCCGATGGCCCCGATGGACGCCAAGCCGGCGAAACCCGTCATTACCGAGTATGCCCTGCACCAGAACTATCCCAACCCGTTTAACCCGGTTACCGAAATCCGCTTCGATCTGCCCAAAGCCGAGCATGTACGTCTGAAAGTGTACAATGCCTTGGGTCAGGAAGTGGCCAACCTCGTGGATGAGGCACGGGACGCAGGAACGTACAATGTGACGTGGAATGCCAGCAGCGTGGCTGCGGGTATGTATATCTGTCAAATCAGAGCTGGCAACTTTGTCAGTTCTCAAAAGATGTTGCTCCTGAAGTAA
- a CDS encoding T9SS type A sorting domain-containing protein produces MSSLFFVVGIAKADNRVAPTVATNWPRLHGAAGTKQTAVFGTRINANSYNFLGQSVIASQRAGAFFALVPSSGATSATTFSDGTTAHFDMNGGRFLTNGNSVLVGQKTISGIETRGSIFVRTAIGTAVANLQTLGSTSTLTRLNNVIELTGSAYNGKLAMVGFSAQAGNAGAGDMYYVRATIGSSVIAADRMVMIGSANEDEGYAICQVNDSIVAIGGRTKSGANNDIYVRLIKIVDGSSVAGFTLSGAAGTGNDDVIRVIRKDASGKLILIGACGTGTGRRGYIAKISATTGTLVDGYEFTTADTDVEFFDADIMANGNIVVTGRKGNDLYLTEIQDNGHAFVMDWVNTYDSGRTGDIGNFVRVQADSTILVAGVGNDASASIDAVFWLFNVPQLQTNPNPTAFNLTAPADSALLTSVTPTLNWEASTDTLLGYTVHYELTYATDASFTTPTVVSNIATNSYTFGADLPFATMYYWKVKAQDGTGYEQACTQSPNGWRFITPPAPPTAFDLTSPADSSTVNTTTPTLHWQASTDAVFGGTVHYELTYATDASFTTPTVVSNIATNAYTFGTALPLGTMYYWKVKAQVDTTYERSCNQAPGGWRFLSPPMPPDAFYIMLNSNVASTTPYYDNGNVAGFNAAACDTFDAFDVPEPPVLGNNYIQTYFYESGLSGFRKKLSADFRNYEGKSLDSASYVFTIQTKTDQSDSVTFSFDDSTHNPDVWPVIFWNGTDYQNVLGASTANKEFKYLSTGTTGAPQTRTFALLIGDKTPPVVTPLMPAADSTSEISRNSKTTLTVSVDNTCPVRRTIIAFSPLPDSTGPVANNPRENFTTLNNMPVMPATPDNPTNGIANANLTHDWVPYTDDWALFSGSPNAILNNAQLRYITEDWAGNIDTMYVNFKLVPDVFNFTGDYPAGWNLISLPLSPVASLPAEVFTTHTGNDSGIAGGFTVFGYSLGNGYTQPSSMTIAKGYFLVLYEDNTAAAGNSGLGKVKGTIADATADVDLTFDAGAPNLIGSSVRNEDLGGNHLQADDWMFSVDNFTTTYTWADVTTTADKGGDASIWIDPTSFVGFDNASGDFTTTISPTDNLEPGKGYVLVTGSAYTGTLKMRTRRDSTAVDGFRPHRLPNADGRPVTHLDDFNGDWMVPITMSLGSMHNTLSGFGCRNGATSLWDNGIDVTEPPLPPSGNFVRAVVDGQNWGSPFGRYFVTDIRAPYTPDRMSDSWDFVVNASESGTVTMTFDVEALAQYSVPAGFRATASVNGETFDLVQNHTITFDYAVDAPTVVHISAVFGALGTHGQDPALPSEYSIVSSYPNPFNPTTTIRIGLPEASTLKVVVFNTLGEQVMTLVNGRMAAGYHNVGFDAHMLSSGMYFISAKVDGKMNQIKRVVLLR; encoded by the coding sequence ATGAGTTCTCTATTTTTTGTGGTCGGAATTGCAAAGGCGGATAATCGCGTTGCCCCGACGGTGGCAACAAACTGGCCGCGATTGCACGGTGCCGCAGGCACCAAACAGACGGCTGTCTTCGGGACCAGGATCAATGCCAACAGCTACAATTTCCTTGGTCAAAGCGTCATCGCGTCTCAGCGGGCCGGAGCATTCTTTGCCCTTGTCCCCTCATCGGGCGCCACCAGTGCCACAACGTTCTCCGATGGCACCACGGCGCACTTTGACATGAACGGCGGCCGCTTCCTTACCAACGGCAACTCCGTGCTGGTCGGTCAAAAGACGATCAGTGGAATAGAAACGCGCGGTTCGATTTTTGTGCGTACGGCCATCGGCACTGCCGTGGCCAACTTGCAGACTCTGGGCTCGACCAGCACGCTTACGCGACTGAATAATGTGATCGAACTCACCGGCTCCGCGTACAACGGCAAACTGGCTATGGTCGGCTTCAGCGCTCAAGCGGGGAACGCCGGCGCCGGCGATATGTACTATGTACGCGCGACCATCGGCAGCTCCGTGATCGCTGCGGATCGAATGGTCATGATCGGGTCCGCGAATGAGGACGAAGGCTACGCGATTTGCCAGGTCAACGACTCCATCGTCGCCATCGGCGGTCGCACCAAGTCCGGCGCGAACAACGACATCTACGTCAGACTGATCAAAATTGTCGACGGATCCTCGGTCGCCGGTTTTACTCTCTCCGGTGCCGCCGGAACGGGTAACGACGATGTTATCCGCGTTATCCGCAAGGATGCGAGCGGAAAACTCATCCTGATCGGTGCGTGTGGCACCGGTACCGGACGCAGAGGCTATATCGCAAAGATCTCGGCTACGACAGGCACGTTGGTCGACGGCTATGAATTCACCACCGCCGACACCGACGTCGAATTCTTTGATGCTGATATTATGGCGAACGGCAACATAGTGGTGACTGGCCGTAAAGGAAACGATCTTTATCTGACGGAAATTCAGGATAACGGTCATGCCTTTGTTATGGATTGGGTAAATACATACGATTCCGGTCGCACCGGCGACATCGGCAACTTCGTGAGAGTCCAGGCCGACTCGACGATTCTCGTCGCGGGCGTTGGCAACGATGCCAGTGCATCCATCGACGCCGTCTTCTGGCTCTTCAACGTTCCGCAATTGCAGACCAACCCCAATCCTACGGCCTTCAATCTGACCGCGCCGGCGGACAGCGCACTGCTTACCAGTGTGACGCCGACCCTGAACTGGGAAGCGTCCACGGATACGCTGCTGGGCTATACGGTTCATTACGAATTGACCTATGCTACGGACGCAAGCTTCACAACGCCCACCGTGGTGTCCAATATCGCGACCAACTCCTACACCTTCGGCGCGGATTTGCCGTTTGCCACGATGTACTATTGGAAGGTGAAGGCTCAGGACGGCACAGGGTATGAACAGGCCTGTACCCAGTCCCCCAATGGATGGAGATTCATTACGCCGCCTGCTCCGCCGACCGCCTTTGACTTAACATCGCCCGCGGACAGCAGCACCGTCAACACCACGACCCCGACCTTGCATTGGCAAGCCTCGACGGATGCCGTATTCGGCGGGACTGTTCATTATGAATTGACCTATGCCACGGACGCAAGCTTCACAACGCCCACCGTGGTGTCCAATATCGCAACCAACGCCTACACCTTCGGCACCGCTCTGCCCCTCGGGACGATGTACTACTGGAAGGTGAAGGCGCAGGTCGACACGACCTACGAGAGATCCTGCAATCAAGCCCCCGGTGGCTGGAGATTTCTCAGCCCGCCGATGCCCCCGGATGCGTTCTACATCATGTTGAACAGCAACGTGGCCTCGACAACTCCGTACTATGACAATGGCAACGTCGCCGGCTTCAATGCGGCCGCCTGCGATACCTTCGATGCGTTCGACGTCCCCGAACCGCCGGTGCTGGGTAACAACTACATCCAGACCTATTTCTACGAGAGCGGCCTCTCCGGTTTCCGTAAGAAACTGTCCGCGGATTTCCGTAACTACGAAGGCAAGAGCCTCGACTCGGCTTCATACGTGTTCACCATTCAGACGAAAACCGATCAATCCGACTCTGTGACGTTCTCATTCGATGACTCGACGCACAACCCCGATGTCTGGCCGGTCATCTTCTGGAATGGAACGGATTACCAGAACGTGCTGGGCGCTTCCACGGCCAACAAGGAGTTCAAATACCTCTCCACGGGTACGACGGGCGCTCCCCAGACCCGGACCTTTGCCCTGCTGATCGGCGACAAGACTCCGCCCGTCGTAACCCCCCTGATGCCGGCCGCGGATAGCACCTCCGAAATCTCACGCAACAGCAAGACGACGCTGACGGTCTCTGTGGACAATACCTGTCCCGTTCGCCGCACCATCATCGCCTTCTCACCCCTGCCGGATTCAACCGGCCCTGTGGCGAACAATCCGCGTGAGAATTTTACGACGCTGAACAACATGCCGGTCATGCCTGCGACGCCGGACAATCCGACCAATGGAATCGCCAACGCGAACCTGACCCACGACTGGGTGCCCTACACGGACGATTGGGCCCTGTTCTCCGGCAGCCCGAATGCGATTCTGAACAACGCGCAGTTACGCTATATTACGGAAGACTGGGCGGGCAACATCGATACGATGTATGTCAACTTCAAGCTGGTTCCCGACGTCTTCAACTTCACCGGCGACTATCCGGCGGGTTGGAACCTGATTTCGCTTCCCCTGAGTCCTGTCGCCAGCCTTCCCGCGGAAGTCTTCACCACCCATACGGGTAACGACAGCGGTATCGCCGGTGGCTTCACCGTATTCGGTTACTCCTTGGGCAACGGCTACACCCAGCCGTCCTCGATGACGATTGCCAAGGGTTACTTCCTCGTACTGTACGAAGATAATACCGCTGCCGCCGGCAACTCCGGTCTCGGCAAAGTCAAGGGCACAATCGCCGATGCCACAGCCGATGTGGACCTCACCTTCGATGCCGGTGCGCCGAACCTGATCGGTTCCTCCGTGCGTAACGAAGACCTCGGCGGCAATCATCTGCAGGCCGATGACTGGATGTTCTCCGTGGACAATTTCACCACCACGTACACGTGGGCGGATGTCACCACGACCGCGGATAAGGGCGGCGACGCCAGCATCTGGATCGATCCGACGTCCTTCGTAGGATTCGACAATGCATCCGGTGATTTCACCACGACGATTTCGCCGACCGATAACCTCGAACCGGGTAAGGGCTACGTCCTCGTGACCGGAAGCGCCTATACCGGAACTCTGAAGATGCGGACCCGCCGTGACTCGACCGCGGTAGACGGCTTCCGTCCTCATCGTTTGCCCAATGCCGATGGCCGCCCCGTTACCCATCTCGACGACTTCAATGGCGACTGGATGGTTCCGATCACGATGTCGCTGGGTTCAATGCACAACACCCTCTCCGGCTTCGGTTGCCGGAACGGTGCGACGTCCCTCTGGGACAACGGCATCGACGTCACCGAGCCTCCGCTGCCGCCGTCCGGAAACTTCGTTCGTGCGGTGGTGGATGGACAGAATTGGGGTTCGCCCTTCGGCCGCTACTTCGTCACGGATATCCGTGCGCCGTATACTCCTGACCGGATGTCCGACTCGTGGGACTTCGTCGTGAATGCCTCTGAAAGCGGCACCGTTACCATGACGTTCGACGTGGAGGCGTTGGCGCAATACTCCGTACCCGCGGGATTCCGCGCCACGGCGTCTGTGAACGGCGAGACGTTCGACCTGGTCCAGAACCACACCATTACGTTCGACTACGCGGTGGACGCCCCCACGGTCGTCCATATCTCCGCCGTATTCGGCGCGCTGGGTACGCATGGCCAGGACCCGGCACTTCCGTCCGAGTACTCAATCGTCAGTTCGTATCCGAATCCGTTCAACCCGACAACGACGATTCGCATCGGACTGCCCGAAGCCTCGACGCTGAAAGTGGTCGTGTTCAATACCCTCGGTGAGCAGGTCATGACCCTCGTCAATGGCCGCATGGCCGCCGGTTATCACAACGTTGGGTTTGATGCCCACATGTTGTCCAGCGGTATGTACTTCATTTCCGCGAAGGTGGACGGAAAGATGAACCAGATCAAGCGCGTCGTTCTTCTGCGATAA
- a CDS encoding C25 family cysteine peptidase — MRHLAKLLFCTGVLWASFTASGMESAMAPLGVRDFAHSAAHLNVTRTSPEQTTIALVSPVIVTQDVTVDYQTYQQFGIAGEQSVLAEGSPAVPQVTRFYQIPHTGSADMIITGAEYDVVNDVNPLPLQLRDTGFNALVRNEAVYSKDGWYPENVAVMSDPMIMRDFRVVTVTLYPVQVNPVTHQARIYRNLSVDVVANNHPGVNELLNPHRPSREWASIYRGTIANLDANALDDMTTTPGSLLILTSSNATPRPWADSLAQWKTRMGYRVTVDARASWTSTQALTVIRAAYANAPIDAPLEFVVLMGDPGAAWGIPVDGSNTGNYDHSYALGNTGDDLEDIGVGRLSGGTATALATINAKIMGYERNPRVESSPGVADTMWFHKAFLYAGVGRSSPDNYLMMRWGRQQFIANTAVDSVTVLTHPSDAIVPTDVLTRLNAGVGFFFWQGTWIGGMPTSTPDNCNTVWRLPICVTMAESAGDYVYSAAPDGPAENFLCTGTPSNPRGGVCGIGTSTSGVSYNTNVYLTSGLLYTITDLQVEHLGTAMAGAKAQLYYSFPPDWPDPYGDPRGLVARHVRLFNLLGDPSLSMWTDVPQRLIVTHPDSLDIGASSVEITVRRSADSVAVENALVCLWKRSPDSTWVTGLTDAVGHITLPVSVNAAGSMALTITKHNIKPYLYTIPCIQAAAAPLFSSVVLDDDNTGGSSGNGDHLMNPGETIDLPVYVRNFGNETTVTNVSATLTSGNPLITVVSGASAFAGIAPGDSALAATPFRIHISPSLQDNVQVMLPLTITSSAGQTVGAIPMLSHAGNAQYQRHQLSGVFDPGATVNLTVVVRNVGSVPMTGVTGELEPLTPLVQTNTATASFGDIAMGALDSNSAVPFSITASPLAYRGLQAPMRLILTTSSGFVDTTEFTISLGTAQSTDPTGPDAFGYVALDNTDTTSAMHPVFSYVDISSSGQNLNLNDTGEKTTINPIWSAVRRLPFGFKFYGQVYDSITVCSNGWCAFGDQSWYDGFRNFQIPAMRAPDAMIAPYWDDLQTTGTGHGVWVKNDSTNHRYIIQWKATFNHGTFNLDFEVVLYDTTFQPTVSGNGNVVVQYNHVVMNMNSQYDDDAPGSTIGIQMPGNTVGLSYAYQDIYAAGAATVSDGRAILFTTDARMLFGQIEGTVVNMADNQPMAGVNVLMNGQTYHAITDAAGHYAIPDVLIGAYNMHTAYYRFDNDSVNSVRVALDSTTIVNFALRHPEMTLTPESLQDTLSDMPVADAFTISNPGNGLLDYSIQVSPAGNDHPAPWDSVGTVDLSGQVGNSEAWGCELFNNEWWVTDSNGPNGTPVLYRFDLDGQLLGSVPQPSTTALGWFDLATDGTLLYGADNQMIYGIDAGGTVRDSLPSPLNPSRALAYDSVGRNFWVADYTSDIYALGRQGTQVAHVPNPGLIITGLGWYSADPDTGQLYIFGRDGAGQRRVSKYNPLSGSFRTVRDLPDSAGELAAGCTVTADWNNLMLVFGGVVRNAHSARLAIHEMAFDTSWIHIAPVTGYVAAGRSRSIALTLYGTHLRNATYHVNLRVTSAIYDSTVALPITVEVRHAVSADPSPEALPARYALHQNYPNPFNPTTNIRYELKTDGLTRLSVFNVLGEKVADLVNAKQSAGFYDISFDASALPSGVYFYRLTSGNFTQSAKMILMK, encoded by the coding sequence ATGCGACATCTTGCTAAGCTGCTATTTTGTACGGGCGTGTTGTGGGCCTCTTTCACCGCATCGGGCATGGAAAGCGCGATGGCACCTCTTGGCGTGCGCGACTTTGCCCATTCCGCAGCGCATCTAAACGTGACCCGTACGTCTCCGGAGCAGACAACCATCGCGCTCGTTTCACCGGTGATCGTCACACAGGATGTGACCGTGGACTACCAAACCTATCAGCAATTCGGAATTGCCGGAGAGCAGTCCGTGTTGGCCGAAGGCAGTCCGGCTGTCCCGCAGGTCACCCGCTTCTATCAAATTCCCCATACCGGCAGCGCCGACATGATCATCACCGGCGCCGAATACGACGTGGTAAACGATGTCAATCCGCTGCCGCTCCAACTCAGAGATACGGGATTCAATGCCCTCGTGCGCAATGAGGCGGTGTACAGCAAGGATGGCTGGTATCCGGAGAATGTGGCGGTGATGAGCGATCCCATGATCATGCGCGACTTCCGCGTGGTCACGGTCACGCTCTACCCCGTGCAGGTCAATCCGGTCACCCATCAGGCCCGCATCTACCGTAATCTCAGCGTCGATGTGGTCGCCAATAATCATCCCGGCGTCAACGAACTGCTGAATCCCCATCGGCCCTCCCGCGAATGGGCGTCCATCTACCGGGGAACGATTGCCAACCTCGATGCCAATGCCTTGGATGACATGACCACGACGCCGGGCAGCCTGCTGATTCTGACGTCCAGCAATGCCACTCCCCGTCCCTGGGCCGACAGTCTTGCCCAGTGGAAAACACGCATGGGATACAGGGTGACCGTTGATGCCCGCGCATCCTGGACGTCCACTCAAGCACTGACGGTTATCCGCGCAGCTTATGCCAACGCGCCCATAGATGCGCCCTTGGAGTTCGTGGTCCTGATGGGTGACCCGGGAGCTGCTTGGGGCATTCCCGTGGACGGATCCAACACTGGAAACTATGATCATAGTTATGCCTTAGGCAATACCGGCGATGATCTCGAAGACATTGGTGTTGGCCGCCTGTCGGGTGGCACCGCCACCGCGCTGGCCACCATCAACGCCAAGATCATGGGCTACGAGCGCAATCCGCGTGTGGAAAGCTCCCCCGGCGTGGCAGATACCATGTGGTTCCACAAAGCCTTCCTCTACGCCGGTGTGGGCAGGAGCAGCCCTGACAATTACCTGATGATGCGCTGGGGCCGGCAGCAGTTTATCGCCAATACCGCCGTAGACAGTGTGACCGTGCTAACCCACCCGTCTGATGCGATTGTCCCAACCGATGTCCTAACACGCTTGAACGCAGGCGTTGGCTTCTTCTTCTGGCAGGGAACATGGATCGGCGGCATGCCCACCTCTACTCCCGACAACTGCAACACCGTTTGGCGGTTACCGATCTGCGTCACCATGGCGGAATCCGCCGGTGATTATGTGTATTCTGCGGCTCCGGACGGTCCGGCTGAGAACTTCCTGTGTACAGGAACGCCCAGCAACCCGCGCGGCGGCGTCTGCGGCATTGGAACCTCTACCTCCGGAGTTTCATACAACACCAATGTCTACCTCACCAGCGGCTTGCTCTACACCATCACCGATCTGCAGGTTGAGCACCTCGGCACGGCTATGGCCGGTGCCAAAGCCCAACTCTACTATTCCTTTCCGCCGGACTGGCCGGATCCCTATGGCGACCCGCGTGGGCTTGTCGCCAGACATGTCCGGCTATTCAACCTTCTCGGCGATCCCAGCCTTTCGATGTGGACCGATGTGCCGCAGCGCCTCATCGTCACTCATCCGGACTCTTTGGACATCGGCGCAAGTTCGGTGGAGATCACCGTGCGTCGCTCTGCCGATAGCGTGGCGGTGGAAAACGCTCTCGTCTGTCTCTGGAAACGCAGCCCCGATTCCACATGGGTGACAGGTCTCACCGACGCCGTTGGACACATTACACTGCCCGTCAGCGTAAATGCCGCCGGCAGCATGGCTCTAACCATCACCAAGCACAATATCAAGCCGTATCTTTACACCATTCCCTGTATTCAGGCGGCTGCAGCGCCGTTGTTCAGTTCCGTAGTCCTCGATGATGACAACACCGGCGGCAGTTCAGGCAACGGCGATCATCTAATGAACCCCGGCGAAACGATTGACCTGCCGGTCTACGTCCGTAACTTTGGCAACGAAACGACCGTGACAAACGTTTCCGCCACCCTCACCAGCGGCAATCCGTTGATCACCGTTGTGTCCGGCGCTTCCGCTTTTGCTGGCATCGCCCCCGGTGATTCGGCATTGGCGGCCACGCCGTTTCGAATTCATATCAGCCCATCCTTACAGGACAACGTACAGGTCATGCTCCCGCTGACCATCACCTCATCTGCCGGCCAGACGGTCGGCGCGATCCCCATGCTTTCTCATGCGGGCAACGCGCAGTACCAACGGCACCAGCTCAGCGGCGTGTTCGATCCGGGGGCAACGGTTAACCTGACCGTCGTTGTGAGAAATGTGGGCAGCGTTCCGATGACCGGCGTCACCGGAGAACTGGAACCGCTCACGCCGCTCGTTCAGACAAATACGGCCACAGCATCGTTCGGTGACATAGCCATGGGTGCGCTGGATTCCAATTCAGCGGTGCCATTTTCCATCACCGCCAGTCCATTGGCCTATCGCGGCCTGCAAGCGCCAATGCGCCTGATTCTAACCACGTCATCAGGTTTTGTCGACACCACGGAGTTTACTATCAGTCTGGGCACGGCCCAAAGCACCGATCCCACCGGACCGGATGCGTTTGGTTACGTTGCCCTGGATAACACTGACACAACCAGTGCGATGCACCCTGTGTTTTCCTATGTGGATATCAGCAGCTCGGGTCAAAATCTGAATCTCAATGACACCGGCGAAAAGACAACTATAAATCCCATCTGGTCAGCGGTGCGTCGGTTGCCCTTCGGTTTCAAATTCTATGGGCAAGTGTATGACTCGATCACCGTCTGTTCCAACGGCTGGTGCGCTTTCGGGGATCAAAGCTGGTATGACGGTTTCCGCAACTTCCAGATCCCGGCGATGCGCGCCCCGGATGCCATGATCGCCCCTTACTGGGATGATCTGCAGACCACAGGCACCGGACACGGCGTGTGGGTGAAGAACGACTCCACCAACCACCGCTACATCATTCAGTGGAAGGCCACTTTCAATCACGGGACATTCAACCTCGACTTTGAAGTTGTGCTGTATGACACCACCTTTCAGCCGACAGTCAGCGGCAACGGCAACGTCGTGGTCCAGTACAACCACGTCGTCATGAACATGAATTCGCAGTACGACGACGACGCTCCCGGCTCCACCATCGGTATCCAGATGCCCGGCAATACGGTAGGCTTGAGCTATGCCTATCAGGACATCTATGCTGCCGGTGCGGCCACCGTGTCCGACGGGCGGGCGATCCTGTTTACCACAGATGCGCGCATGTTGTTCGGCCAGATCGAAGGAACGGTGGTCAATATGGCCGACAATCAGCCGATGGCCGGTGTCAACGTTCTCATGAATGGTCAGACATACCATGCCATCACGGACGCCGCCGGTCATTATGCGATTCCCGATGTGCTTATCGGCGCCTACAACATGCACACAGCGTACTATCGCTTCGACAACGACTCGGTGAACAGCGTGCGGGTCGCCCTTGACAGCACAACGATTGTCAACTTTGCGCTGCGCCACCCGGAGATGACCTTGACTCCGGAATCGCTTCAGGATACCCTGAGTGACATGCCGGTGGCGGACGCCTTCACCATCTCCAATCCCGGCAATGGCCTGCTGGATTACTCCATTCAGGTGTCCCCGGCCGGAAATGACCACCCAGCCCCCTGGGATTCCGTGGGAACGGTGGATCTCTCGGGCCAGGTCGGCAACAGTGAGGCGTGGGGCTGTGAACTCTTCAATAATGAATGGTGGGTGACGGATTCGAACGGCCCCAATGGAACGCCCGTGCTTTACCGTTTCGATTTGGATGGTCAACTCCTCGGATCCGTTCCGCAGCCCTCTACAACCGCTCTCGGCTGGTTTGATTTGGCAACCGATGGCACTCTGCTGTACGGCGCGGACAACCAAATGATCTACGGGATTGACGCCGGCGGCACAGTGCGTGACAGCCTTCCAAGTCCTCTCAATCCATCCCGCGCCCTTGCCTATGATTCCGTTGGTCGGAATTTTTGGGTGGCAGATTACACATCCGACATTTACGCCCTTGGCAGACAGGGCACTCAGGTTGCACACGTTCCCAATCCCGGATTGATCATCACCGGTCTGGGATGGTATTCCGCCGACCCGGATACGGGCCAGTTGTATATCTTTGGCCGGGATGGCGCCGGCCAACGGCGGGTTTCCAAGTACAATCCGCTGTCCGGCTCATTCCGTACCGTCCGCGACCTTCCCGACTCTGCGGGCGAACTTGCCGCAGGCTGCACCGTTACAGCGGACTGGAACAACCTGATGCTGGTATTCGGCGGAGTGGTGCGGAACGCTCACAGTGCGCGTTTAGCCATTCATGAAATGGCGTTCGACACGTCCTGGATACATATCGCTCCCGTGACGGGCTATGTTGCTGCGGGGAGATCCCGGAGTATTGCCCTCACACTCTATGGCACGCACCTCCGCAACGCCACCTACCATGTGAACCTGCGTGTGACCAGTGCAATCTATGACTCCACGGTGGCGCTGCCCATCACGGTGGAGGTGCGCCATGCCGTCTCAGCAGATCCGTCTCCGGAAGCGTTGCCGGCTCGCTATGCCCTGCACCAGAACTATCCGAATCCTTTCAACCCCACCACCAACATCCGCTATGAGCTGAAGACCGATGGTCTGACGCGCCTGTCGGTGTTCAACGTGCTGGGGGAGAAGGTCGCCGATCTGGTCAATGCCAAACAGTCCGCCGGCTTCTACGACATCTCCTTCGATGCCTCGGCTTTGCCCTCGGGTGTCTACTTCTACCGCCTTACAAGCGGTAACTTCACCCAAAGCGCCAAGATGATCCTCATGAAATGA